The nucleotide sequence TCTGGGCAAAATTAGGTGAAAGATATGCAAAAGGTGATGTAATCAGCAGAGATGTCATCAAGGACACAGCAAGAGATTACTTAGACAACGCCCGCCTAGTAGTCACATATATAACCTCAATGTTTGGAGAAAGCTTAATGCAAGGACTCGTTGATAAACTCAATCAAGGGGAGCAATACTATGAGGACGGAAAGTATTCAGCTGCTTTATTCTCTGCAATGGAAGCAAGGATTAGAGCAGAGGTTATACTAGATACCCTAGGCATAGACAACGAAACAGTACTAATGGATAAGCTCCAGCAGATGAAAGAGGACGCAAAAACTGCGATAGCAATAGCACAGAGCAAAGGTGTTTACCCAATTCTGGGAATGGCATATTATGAGTTTGCCCAGAGTTATGAAAAGCAGGGGGGAATTGAAAACATTCAAACAGCTATGATATTCTATCAATATGCAAAAGAGACTGCAATGATGTTCCTTCCAAAGACAACACCAAAGATAACCGAAGAAACAACTACACCGCAGATAACTCATCCAACACCACACCCAACCACTACGCAAACTGATACACAAACTCAAACAACCAGCACAATCACAGCATCCACAATCACAGCAAAAAGCGTCCCAACATCACTGCTAGGAGGAATTGGAGTATTGGGAGTTATTCTGGGTCTGATAATTGGAATTGTGGTTGGAAGAAGGGTTTGAGCCTTTTCTTACTCTTCTTCCTTTTGTCCAAAAATAAATCTCCTGAAAAATTCTGGCAATTCATTTCTCTTATCAAGCAGTTTTATTTCCCAATCAGCTAAACTTGGACAGATTGTGCAGCCTAAACGGTAAAATCCCTCATAGTAGAGAGGATGCAAATCAAAGCCATTCATCAAGATATAAAGCTGTACCATCATACCAGACCAGAACTTAATGGGCATGATTTCCAGGAAAGTGCCGAGGATTTCATTTTCCCTCTCAATTACTGGTGGCTTCAGCCTCCTCTTAGCACTTTCCCCATCTCTATCACCCACAACTAAAATTGGATTCTCAAATTCTTCTATAGCTCTATAGAGAGCCTCAACTTTCATCTTTGTACACCAGCGGTTGTAATGAGTAGGGATTCCATACATATCAATGGGCATTGAGACAAAGGTTTCGACAACATTAATGCCGAGCTTTTTAGCAAGCTCTTCAATATATTCGTCAGTCCGAGGCATCTCGTATTCCATTTTAACATAAACGGCCGTAACATTTTTGAATACTTTGCTTGCCAGAATTAAAGTTGCCGTTGAGTCTTTTCCACCGCTCCAAGGTACTATTATGTCATAATCCTTAAATTGCTCAAGAAAACTCTTGCTTGCATCTTCAAAAGCCCCGATGTAATTCTCATTTGCCCTAATAATGTCCTCTAAGCTAATCTCCTCAGTGTGGGGAATCCTCCAGAGTACTTCCGTTTCTTCTCCGATGCGCTTGCTGACTTCAGCTATTTTCATGCTTCCTGAGTAGTACACTTCCTGGTTCATTAGTTTCCTCAAAACAAGTGAAACGCTCCCAATGTCTACTCCTAAAAGCTCCCTCATGTTCTTTCTAAAGCCATCTCCAAAGGCCAAGTAAATGTCATAGTCTGGATTAATTTCAATGTTGAGAGGATTTTCTGGGTTAAGTTTGTAAGTCCTATCCCATTCAATCCCAAGCCTAAATCTGGCTTTGATTTCTTCTAAGTGAGCATAAAGCTCGTCAACACGCATATTCCTAACCTTCTTCGTCCTCAGGATTCGAGAATAGAAAGGTCTACTTAACTCCAAAAAGTACTCACTAATATCTTTAGCTAACTCTTTTTCTTTTTCTCCGAACAGTAAAATCGGAATGTATGGATCTTTCTTCAGCTCCTCAAGAGTATCTTCAACTTCATTAAACTTTCTACCTCCCCCAAGGCTCGAAACTTTCAAAAAACCACCATAGTTACGCTCATTTATGTACTGCAGTGCTTTAGCATCTTTTCTTGCCCTCACGATTACATGAAACATATTAGAGAATTAGAGAAAGAGTTAATAAGATTAGCGAATTGAAAGTGCGCAAAATATTTTAATGATAATATATTACAGCTAAATCTAGGGATAGGAATGACAAAGACTGAGGAATTCTTCCGACTTATAGAGTTGTACAAGAAAGAGAGCAAGCCAAGGAGAAGCATCTATGATGTTCTTGTCAAAGTTTTCATTATAGTTGGTGCACTTGTTATAGTTGGAGCTCTTGGGTTCATCCTCTACACTCTTAACATCGCAGGTTTTAGCAAAACCTTCATAGCTACCCTTGCAGGATTATTTGTAGCTGTTGTAGGGATATCATTTATAATTTACAGACTTTGGAGCAGAAAAGAAAGAACTACATGATGAAAACTCCCTGAACTGAGGTGATGATGAAGACCGGTCTGCTGATGCGAAGCTCTAAAATACTTGAAATGCATAATTAATTAACATGGACTATCGAAAAATTAGCTACTTGGTAATCATCATTGTGTTTGTTTCCCTCTTCCTAGTTCTCTTTAAGCCTTACCTATATTCCTTCAGAAGAGAAAGCATCAAATATGATGGTGAGGAAATTATGTTACCTGAACCTAGGCTTAAAGGTGATATGAGCGTTGAGGAAGCGATAGCAAAAAGGAGAAGCATACGCTATTACAAGGATAAACCATTAACACTTGAGCAACTCTCTCAGTTATTATGGGCCGCTCAAGGAATAACTGAAGAAAGGAGAAAATTCAGGGCTGCCCCGAGTGCTGGAGCAACATATCCTTTCGAGATTTATGTAGTTGTGGGAAATGTGGAGAGCTTAAAGCCAGGAATTTACCACTACGACCCATTTAAGCACAGCCTAACACTGATTAAAGAGGGAGACTACAGAAAGCAACTTCAAGCAGCTGCATTGAATCAGCAGTGGGTTGGAAAAGCTGCCGTTGATATAGTCCTAGTTGCATTTTATGAGAGAACAACAAAGTACTATGGTGAAAGAGGTTACAGATATGTTTACATGGAAGCTGGACATATAGGGCAGAACATCTATCTGCAAGCAACAGCACTAGGACTTGGAACAGTTGCAGTTGGAGCTTTCTATGATGAAGATGTTGCGAAAATACTTGGAACTGATGGTGATCCTATATACATCTTTCCAGTAGGTGTTCCATAATGGTCTTCCTAGATCATAACACACTTGGCTATCTTACTTTTGCTTTTATGAGTCTCACAATGCTCAGCGGAGCCTTTATATTCCTAAGCAAAAAGAAGAGCAATCTTTGGATAAAAATTCACATAATTCTGGGAATTATAACCTACATCCTAATGGTTCTCACAATTTTGCTAGTAAGATAAATAAGTTTGAAATTCGAAAATAGGAAGGTGGTTTAAGATGGGAAAACTTACTTTGGAAAATTTAGATATTGAAGAATTTATTAAAAAACTTGAGAAACTTAGTGATAAAGAGATTATAAGTTATTGGATTGAAGGAGAGCTTAAGGAAGCAGAACTTTATAAAGATCTTGCTAAGAGAGCCAAGGAACTTGAACTCGACGACAGGATTGTAGAAACATTTATTATTCTTTCAAAAGAATCCAAAGGACATGCGTCTCGGCTATGGGAAATTTACAGACGATGCTTTAAGACAGAAAAAATTGAAAAGATAGATTTGCCCCTAATTGAAGGGGAACCTCTTTTAGAGAAATTTAAGAATGCAAAGGATGTCCTTGAAGTGTTGAGTATAGCTATGGAGTCAGAGCTTCTTGCAGAGAAGATTTATAATATACTTGCTAAACGGACAAATGATGAAAAAATAAAAAGAATTTATGAATATTTGGCAGCTGTTGAAAGAGAACATTACCATAAGTTAAGGGTTGAGTATGAGTTCTATTACAAAAAATCAGAGAACTGCACAAAATATTAAAATTGAAAAAAATTTTAAAAACAAGAGACAAAGTTAAAATCATGGAAAAAGAAATAGATGTTGAACATATACTAATAGAGCTAAAAAACTTGTCCCATGAAGAACTACTTATTTATTGGATAAAAAATAGACTCAAAGAGGCCTATGAATATAGATACTTTGCTGAAAAAGCTAAAATGCTCAATAAAGACGAGGATATAATAGAACTCTTTATAATTCTTTCAAAAGATTCACAAAGTAATGCTTCTCGTTTATGGGAAATCTATAAGAGAGTATTTGATTCAGGTAATTCAGAAATTCCAGAAGTGTCATTAAATTCAGCTGATTTTAAATTCGCAAATGTTTCCAAAAGACTTGAGAAAGTTAACTCGCCTTTAGAAGTTCTTGAGCTTGCTATGGAATCAAAACTACTTTTAAAGAGTATCTATAACGATTTAGCAGAGAAAACACAGAATAAAGAGTCCAAGCTAATCTGTAAATATTTAGCAGCCATAGAGGAAGAAAATTATCAAAAACTTAAACTTGAGTACGAATATTATAAAAAGAGAAACGAGAGAAAACTTAAATTCCCATCTCTCTAGCTTCAGGAGGCTCTTCAATCAAATTATCGCTGTATTTATCATAGTCTGCTAAAAGGAACTCGTCACTCATTCTTAAAGCTTTAACTGGCTTATCCTCTCCTGGAAACTTCTTACCTGGGCAGACATCAACACACAATGCACAGAACATACATCTCGAAACATAATGCCTGATTTTCTTAAGCTCCGAAATCCACTCCATAGCATTCGCTGGACAGACTGTTATGCAAAGCCTACATCCAATACATCTTTCTGGATTGTACTTCAGCTTTCCTCTAAAGCCTTCAGGAACTGGAACTGGAGGATTAATTTGAATTTCTCCCCTCTGAACTTTCTCAATTAGACCTGTAACATCCTTAGGGGCGTGCTTTACTGGAAAAGGATTTGTAAATGGCTTTTCTACAAGTTGTTTCAGGAATAGAAACATTGCTTTTGTTGGCATCCGTCACACCCCCAACCAAACAAGTGCTAAGCCAAGTAGGGCAATTAAGTTCACGTGCACCCAGAAAATCCTTGAGGCCTGTTCTATTCTGAATCTTCCGAATGACGTTCTTACAACTGTCACTGCCGCTATGTAAATTACCAGCACCTTAAAGAGGAACCAAAGACCCTCAATGACATAAAATGTAGCCCCGCTCAAGCTAACTCCAAATACATAGCTGAATGTAAACGGTATGAAAAGAACCACTTCAATTGCAGCCATGGCAAAACCTCTGACGGCATCTGAGAGGTAGAAGAGTGCCAGATTTCTTCCACTGTATTCGGCGAGCATACCTTCCGCTATCTCTGTCTCTGCTTCAGCTATATCAAAGGGCAGCTTGGCTAACTCCGCTGGGGTGACAACCAATAATGCAACAAATAGCAGGAGAACCCCCAGACCTGATACAGGTGAAACCATGTTCCAGACAGGATTTGATGCTATGGTTGTTAATGAAAAGCTCTTGTAAAGCAGTGCAAAGCCAACAATCACAGTGGCCAAAGGCATCTCATAACTCATCATGAGAACCATTTCTCTCTGTGCACCAACAGATGAAAATGGACTTCCCGACGCAAATCCTCCAACAGCCATGGCTAAGGACTGAAGTGTGAGTAAATATAGTATTACGATCAAATCACCGTATCCTTCGAGAGGAGCTCTCAAGACAC is from Thermococcus paralvinellae and encodes:
- a CDS encoding respiratory chain complex I subunit 1 family protein encodes the protein MTPETVFYAVAFPILGIFLGLTYKGIDRRISARMTSRIGPPIRQPFWDVGKLLLKETVVPENAVKWLFNAMPVLAFASSMTLLLYIPFGVLRAPLEGYGDLIVILYLLTLQSLAMAVGGFASGSPFSSVGAQREMVLMMSYEMPLATVIVGFALLYKSFSLTTIASNPVWNMVSPVSGLGVLLLFVALLVVTPAELAKLPFDIAEAETEIAEGMLAEYSGRNLALFYLSDAVRGFAMAAIEVVLFIPFTFSYVFGVSLSGATFYVIEGLWFLFKVLVIYIAAVTVVRTSFGRFRIEQASRIFWVHVNLIALLGLALVWLGV
- a CDS encoding phosphoadenosine phosphosulfate reductase domain-containing protein, with translation MFHVIVRARKDAKALQYINERNYGGFLKVSSLGGGRKFNEVEDTLEELKKDPYIPILLFGEKEKELAKDISEYFLELSRPFYSRILRTKKVRNMRVDELYAHLEEIKARFRLGIEWDRTYKLNPENPLNIEINPDYDIYLAFGDGFRKNMRELLGVDIGSVSLVLRKLMNQEVYYSGSMKIAEVSKRIGEETEVLWRIPHTEEISLEDIIRANENYIGAFEDASKSFLEQFKDYDIIVPWSGGKDSTATLILASKVFKNVTAVYVKMEYEMPRTDEYIEELAKKLGINVVETFVSMPIDMYGIPTHYNRWCTKMKVEALYRAIEEFENPILVVGDRDGESAKRRLKPPVIERENEILGTFLEIMPIKFWSGMMVQLYILMNGFDLHPLYYEGFYRLGCTICPSLADWEIKLLDKRNELPEFFRRFIFGQKEEE
- a CDS encoding membrane protein is translated as MVFLDHNTLGYLTFAFMSLTMLSGAFIFLSKKKSNLWIKIHIILGIITYILMVLTILLVR
- a CDS encoding ferritin-like domain-containing protein produces the protein MGKLTLENLDIEEFIKKLEKLSDKEIISYWIEGELKEAELYKDLAKRAKELELDDRIVETFIILSKESKGHASRLWEIYRRCFKTEKIEKIDLPLIEGEPLLEKFKNAKDVLEVLSIAMESELLAEKIYNILAKRTNDEKIKRIYEYLAAVEREHYHKLRVEYEFYYKKSENCTKY
- a CDS encoding 4Fe-4S dicluster domain-containing protein, with translation MPTKAMFLFLKQLVEKPFTNPFPVKHAPKDVTGLIEKVQRGEIQINPPVPVPEGFRGKLKYNPERCIGCRLCITVCPANAMEWISELKKIRHYVSRCMFCALCVDVCPGKKFPGEDKPVKALRMSDEFLLADYDKYSDNLIEEPPEAREMGI
- a CDS encoding ferritin family protein; this translates as MEKEIDVEHILIELKNLSHEELLIYWIKNRLKEAYEYRYFAEKAKMLNKDEDIIELFIILSKDSQSNASRLWEIYKRVFDSGNSEIPEVSLNSADFKFANVSKRLEKVNSPLEVLELAMESKLLLKSIYNDLAEKTQNKESKLICKYLAAIEEENYQKLKLEYEYYKKRNERKLKFPSL
- a CDS encoding SagB/ThcOx family dehydrogenase, yielding MDYRKISYLVIIIVFVSLFLVLFKPYLYSFRRESIKYDGEEIMLPEPRLKGDMSVEEAIAKRRSIRYYKDKPLTLEQLSQLLWAAQGITEERRKFRAAPSAGATYPFEIYVVVGNVESLKPGIYHYDPFKHSLTLIKEGDYRKQLQAAALNQQWVGKAAVDIVLVAFYERTTKYYGERGYRYVYMEAGHIGQNIYLQATALGLGTVAVGAFYDEDVAKILGTDGDPIYIFPVGVP